Proteins from one Mycteria americana isolate JAX WOST 10 ecotype Jacksonville Zoo and Gardens chromosome 1, USCA_MyAme_1.0, whole genome shotgun sequence genomic window:
- the LOC142404265 gene encoding uncharacterized protein LOC142404265, producing MMAGPNPAPSKGLSRRAGGPGILGVPSLSREQPRQRGEGERQGEARDGSQLRSGRDLPGTAGARKPRTENRGAPVLAGGETVRPGEPSTPPRLHHAKWTPRAGPLLLLPPPPPPARPGPARPGPARSAPPAVGQPRAPHSPAPRRGAARRRRAQAGGEAAPRATAAPRSPPPLYTNEWGGGRARPPRRGPSGSQARPHRLGRLSTLWE from the exons ATGATGGCAGGTCCCAATCCCGCACCAAGCAAAGGCCTTtcgcgccgggcgggcggccccggcatTTTGGGGGTTCCCTCCCTCAGCAGAGAGCAGCCCCGCCAGCGcggggagggagaaaggcaggggGAGGCGAGGGATGGCTCCCAGCTACGCTCCGGGAGGGACCTGCCGGGGACCGCGGGCGCAAGGAAGCCACGGACCGAAAATAGAGGGGCGCCTGTTTTGGCGGGAGGGGAGACGGTCCGGCCCGGGGAGCCCTCCACGCCGCCCCGGTTGCATCATGCAAAATGGACGCCCCGCGCggggccgctgctgctgctgccgccgccgccaccacccgcccggcccggccctgcccggcccggcccagcccgctccgctccgcccgccgtagggcagccccgcgccccgcacTCACCCGCGCCCCGCCGAGGGGCAGCCCGGCGCCGGCGGGCTCAGGCGGGAGGCGAGGCGGCGCCGCGGGCCACggcagccccgcgctccccgccgccgcttTACACCAATGAATggggaggcgggcgggcgaggccgccgcgccggggccctTCCGGCAGCCAGGCGCGGCCCCACCGCCTGGGCAGGCTCTCG ACTCTATGGGAATGA